Sequence from the Erythrolamprus reginae isolate rEryReg1 chromosome Z, rEryReg1.hap1, whole genome shotgun sequence genome:
CCTAGCTATATTgatatctattattatttttctcaactgccatatatatttaatttgcaTTATACTGTAATTGTTTTTAACTACTTTACAATTGTTCGCTATCTGATGTAATTTGTTTGGCATTGGCAATtatagagaatgaatgaatgaatgaataaatgaataaatgaataatgaaataaatttatttataaatttgctAAATAGATTGATGAAACACAGATTGAAGGAAATAATAATTTACATGCCACACTAATACTAAAACACTCACAAGTCTGTTTGCTCACATGctcttatttaattttaaaaagggcaTGAGGTGAAAGAAGATGCTATGATACTGATAAAAAGTGATTTAGCATAGTGAGATTATGTTATCCTTACATCAGTATTCTGATATGCAGTAACAGCTATGAACTGTGTTTCAGGAAAGTTGAAAGTTTGTGTTTTAGTAGAGTCATTCATATCTTCGACACCATCTTCTGTCACTTCCACAATATGGAGACGAGGCTGATATTTGTGCAGGGACTGTAGAACAATCATCTGGAAACAGTTTAGCCATTTTTTGTTATaagacaaatatatttaaaagctaTTAAATTTTGTACAGAATTAGAATTAGGATTCATGGCCTATTCCTCCTTTACATGCCAGTCTATCTCTGTTAAAAGGCAAGATTGGGTCAATATTCAAGACTGCTGGAACAAATTTGTCTGATTCACATCACATTTAACTACAGTTTGTTGGTTTTTTAcctgggtattattattattggccccTTTGTTGTTAGTAAGTTTGAGTTTTCCAAAAGAGATTTCCTGTCTCATCCAGTGGGCTCCAGTATTGGGAGATTCAGGATGAACGTAAACCTTGTTGCCTattaggatggggggggggggggtaaacaaAAATATGCTTTAGTTCCCTCCTTCCATACCAGAGATACTGACATAATCACACATTAGTCAAAGTATATAGCTACTAATTATCAGATTTAGAAAAGAGGCACTATTGTTCAGACACTTACACATCTAGTAATATGCCACCACTGGCTTTTTTAGGCTGAGGAAATGTAGCACCCATAATAAGACAAAAAATATAGcataataaaaaagataatttCCTTGCTAATCATTTGCAACATCTTTCAATGATACCAGCCATCACTTCAACAATGTAACCATATACCATATATAGTCTTTTTATTGTCTTAAATATAGTTGAAATGACTGGAAGAAACTGTAGAAGGGAAATAGCTCTATATTTTCACAGGTTATGGGCCCAAGAAAAGGCATCAATATTACGTTTAAAAAGTGGGAGAAATATTATCCTTCCACAATAAAATTTTTGACTACAAAGAAGACATACATGAAGCAAAAATGCAACTGTTGGTTTTCTATTCAACTAAGGGTAATATTCCATACACATCTAGGGTGAAAAAGGATTTCCCCTCCTGCTGTAGGAATAAGCCTATAATAATATCCTACCTTGCATATTATTATCAGCTTTGCCACATGTTACCCATTTTCCTCCCTGGAAACGCCAATGGTTAGGATCTGCAAGCACTACTTCCACAAAAACATTGTAATGGGCAGTAGGATTGAGACCTGTTATGTTGAAACTCAGGAAAGGGAACATCCGCCTGAaataggaaagggaaagagaaagagagaaaagaaaagaaaagaaaagaaagaaggggctTTTAGAGAAATAGCCCGCAGCTATTTGCCAAAAACCCCTGCAGAGTCCCTCTGGCAGCATGTTTCAGGCTTGGCTAGCACCTAGGCCAAAAAAAAGGAGGCAGATGGTGATCCCCTTGCAGATTTTATATTTAGAGAGTCTCCTAGGAAAGGGTTTGGCTCCAAATATCCCCTCTTTTTTGCAAACATCAGAGTAGATGCTGGAAAGAAAATACTTCATCCACAATTCTGCTTTGGAAAATCAGCAGTTGCTGCACAGTTATCCTGTGTCAATGTGCAGTCTTCCATTTCCACCATCAGTTTTGAGAACCAATTTTGGAATTTTAACTTTTGAACCTCAAGCCCTGATTTCCTGGAACAGGTATTCTCTGCACTGAAGTCATTTGCTGTTTCTAataattattcaaaacaaacccaTTAGGGAAAAGTAAGCATTCTGCTGAAATTTATCAAGGAAACCAATTTAAATTTTTAGGACTGGAAATAGAAGCtgaagaagaaagaatgaaacTCCACTTCAAGCTCCCATAATCATACCATCTCAGAGGGGTGGGATAAAAACCTGCTTGGAAAGAGCTTGTTTTTAGTTGAAATTGGATTATTCCATCTTTCTGAAATCTTAAAATAGAAACTTCAGTCACACAAACTGCTTTGCTAGGTAACATGAAAAGACAGCGGTGTGATTTTCCAGCAACTTTGATCAGATCAATTTCCAAATAAATGGTGCCAGAGTCTAGTtgttacaacatattaaaactaAAAGGCAAATTGAGATTCATAAAATCAGAATACCAAAGgaaattctgtctttctttccaagAGGATCAGAGCTGGTGACAGATTCTAATGCACTTTACCACACCAATATAGCACCAGTGCTTAGAATCCAATATGATTACAGGGTGGGTGAATGGGAGCAATCGAAGAAGTGTGCACTGGCTGCAGAAGAATGAAGAAATAATATTTCATGAAAAAGGATTGGAGGATTGGAATTCTGAAATAGGAAGGTCAGGAACCAGGGAGCCCATTAGAAAAGCAAAACCAGAACCCAAATTAAAAGGGTAGCCAGCGTCCCAAAGACATTTACTGTagatttcttctctctcttgagtGCAACTGTATCCACTAATTTCCTTTTTCAAAGCATGTTTCTAAACCTAAAAGACTGTTCGAAGAAACGAATTTACTCGTCTTTGATACCAGATTTTTCTAGGGCACACGAAGCTTTCACCCAAAACTTAAATCCGAACTAGAGAGGGATGCAGCTCCGCTCTCCTTTTGTCACCCCTCCCCGAAATGCAGTAATTAACAGATATGCTCGGGCAAGAAAGCTGCGCTCCGAAACAGCCACCCGTCATCAAAACCTACCTGCCCTGCTTGGTAATGATCATCTCGGTTTGGTGTCGATGGAACTTCAGCCAGAGCGCCCGATTGCAGAGAAAGACCTGGGCACggaccccccccgccccgccgGACATCGTCAGTCCCCCTAGGCCACCGCAGGAGACCCCCGCCGCCGGCGGTGGTGGGTAAGAGTTATAGATAGCACCGGGAGGTGCGCCTTGGCCATATTGATACGTGCTCGCGGCTGCAGCGAAAGGCGTTCTACTCGCTGCTGTGGAATAGTTGCCCGGCGGCGTCAGCACAGAACCATAGGGGTAGCGCGCTCCACCACTGGGCGCCTGGTACATGGAGCTGGACTGCGCGCTCCCGGCCGTCCCAGCGTACGGGAAAAGCGAGCATGGACTGCCCAGCTCTGCACCAGCCTGCGGGCCGGGAGATTGCAGATAGTATCGTTCTGGACTCAGGCCATCTAGAGAGTAGCGCgcaagcggcggcggcggcagcaataAGTCTTCCTCAGTTGGACGCGGCGAGCTCTTGCGGCCGTCGTCCGCGACCTCAGCCGCCGCTTTGGATGGCATCTGGTCGGCAGTGACGAAGGGCGGTGTCTCGCCTGCCTCCTCGGCCTCACCTAACAGGCTTGCTGGCGGCCCAGAGGTACCTCCGAACTTTTTCGGCCCTTTCTCCAAGTCCAGGCGCGGCGGCGACCCAGTGTTGAGGTGTCGCGCGATAGCGCCAGCTCTCCCGCTCGCGGCTTCCAGCGGATAAAACGGGGTACCCGGCAGATTAGCAGAACTGCCTATGAGTTGCTCCCCCAACTGCATCTCGCCAGGAGATTCCTCCCTTGCCTCCACCTTGAAGAGTCTCTGAACTCTCGGAGAACAGCTCTAGCGAGAGCCTCAAACAACATGCACCTCACCCCTCCCGAGGTCTATGCTTCCCAGACGTcttaaagaaagagaaaaagtcgTTAGCCGCCCACTGTGGCGACCTATAGCCATCCACTGGCCCCGTCCCTTTAATCCCATGCCAGTGACTGCACCCGATCACGCTGTAGagcatgtatacatatatataggcGCGTGCTTCTTTCTTGTACCCGGGGAGGAGCTTGGAGATGGTTCCATTCAGAGAGGAACTTCTCTTATTCTCGCCCACCTATTGGCCGAGCCGGGAGATACTAATTTAATTAGACAGTTTCTAATTGAAACAAGTCATCTGTGACTTCTGTAAGGCGGCATACTTTTAAAGTCCCCTCACTCTCTGCATTGTTAAACAATTCGATGAACCcgaaaaaataaaaagtattctGATTTAAATTTTGCTTTCgcgaaaagaaaaagagaaacccCTTTAAAAAGTACTCCTCTCAAATAAAGAAAAGCGGAGTCAGTGGGTGTCTGGCTGGTTCTTAGCCTGCCAAACTGCAAGGCCGAAATCAACTTTCGGGGTCAAAGGAAAGAAGGGCCATTGCCTTTGAGTTCAGAGCGATCCATTAAGTCACCGACCCTCCTCAATAGGCGATACCTTGGCGCCCTCAACCAAGCTGTTAGAAGAGACGCGGAGGACCCACATTTTGCCTCAAACGCGGCGGGGGTCGCCCTCAGCATCGGCGCAAACCCTGGCCCTTGACAAAGAGGGAGCCTTCTCCGTTCTAGTGCTGTCccgatctctctctcccttctccgtTCTAGTGctgtccctatctctctctcccttctccgtTCTAGTGCttccctgctctctctctctctctctgtgtgtgtgtgtgtgagagagagagagagagggggggggacccCCCTTCTCTGTGTCGAGCCTTCCACGATTTCTCAAGGCTCTGAGAGAGGAAGAGCGGAGGAAGGGAACGGGAACACAGAAACCAGGGAAAATATTTTCCTGTTACATTCACGGAAGGCGGCTCGTATCTGACGTTAGCAAGGAGGAACTATACTTTGTCCCTCAGCCACCGGGCCTTGCAATTTCAATCCTCTCTGAAGCACAGAACAATTGAACAGTTATCATTAGTTTGAAAAGTAATACAAAGCGTTTATTTACTACCAACTATTCTAATGTTTGAGATTCAGGCAGATCAAAGCTGCTGCTGTCCCACGCATCTTTAGCTGAAGGCAAGATCCTGTGAATTCGGCTTAATTTTCAGAGGTATAAAAGAGCCTGCGCCTTAAACTGTAATCTATAAGAATGGAAGCTGGTTTCCTTGAACATAATGAGCTTTAATTCCAACGCAGCCTCAATAGAAGTAGCCTTTGGAGTTGTTTGTATGCCTGTGTTTACTGGATTTCATTTTTCAAGTACGGTTAGATTTTTATAGTAAACCGCTGACAAATTTCAGGGAAGACGGGACCAAAAGTTCTGGGCATACTTAGGGAGATCTTTGACCCCAATAGTTCTTACCTTGATTTGTAACCCTGGCTGTTCCGAAGACTGTTCGATTGGAATCGGTTACCTACGAGCAACACCGCAACACACGTTATTACCGAAGCTTTCGCGCAACAACTACTTACACAAGAGCACGCCCAATGGCATGGCGCCGTCAGCGGTAACATGTTAGTCGGGGGAATTTCGGAACATTCCCTCTCAATAATCAAGGGGCCTTTCCAAATCTGTCCTGGGACGTAGCGTAAACTTCTGTGTGATTAGTGGACGTTTCCTCGTATTTAGCGAAGGCTCGCTAAAGTCGAATAAGTCGAAGAAGAAGCTATGTTACGACGGGAGCTCCGAGTTACTATCAGTTAAATGTCTGGTTACTGGGGGATTCTTTCCCGCTGTATCTTCGATACTCACCGtcacaaaaaacaaacaagaaatctATCGTAAAACGAGATTGATCGTGGCTGTACAATAATATGTTTTAAAGCCTAGTGTTTCCCTCATTGTTAAGTGCCTGAGAAATTCAAAATTCGTTCCTAAAAAACATACCGGCTAAAAGCGAAACGAAGCAGGCCTTTTGAAGTGCTTGCAAGATGTGCGAATATCCTGCTTTAATAAATAGGGCATCATTGGTAATAATTTTTCAGACCGGCGGCTTTaaccttattttttttataaaagaacATGGAAGATCAgaagaatgtatttttttttgttgCGTGTTAGTTTCACCTTCAGTGAGTACATGTATCGATTAAATTGCATCGATTGAAAAAAACCCCTATaaattaattctttaaaaatatcttaagatATGCATCATACATTCCAGTTTATTTTTATGAAATGCTGGACAAAAATTCGTTGATTTTATTGAAATTCAGTTTGAAATGAACATGTGAACAATCTTTCTTCCTTGGTTAGTTCCTCCTTTCTATATAAATGAAGCAAGTTATTGTAAGTTACAGAGAATTTGTTCTTTTGTGAGATAAAATTATCTTGTAAGAGATGAACTTTTATTTCAGGGTTTTGGCTGGATTCACAGCCAGATCTTGGATTGGATGTGAATCCAGCCAATCTAAAGGTAAATCTTAGATTGTTTAACTATAGGTAgatcattaaaataaataaaactcatacTGGCTTTGCTTAAGACATGGTTTGAATCTAGTTAATTCTCTGAAGGGCATCAAATTCCTACTGTTGGCAGCCAGTTTTTGTAGGAAAGATCTCCATCACTTTTAATAGAATAGTGCTAACATTTCCATATAGTCACATGACaagtaaaatattatttgtattttctttGTACAGGATTTTAATTCACCAAACAATTaactttgttttgtttcatttcaaaattaattttaaatgccCAAGAAGGTTTTTTCattgaaaagtaaaaaaaatgaaaagatcaagatttcattttaaaaacatacacccTTGAAAATTAATTATTTGGGAATAAATAGTGGTTTACCTTTAAGGAACACTAATCATAATGAGATATGGGTCTCTTTACAACTTAAAGGACAGTGTTACTggattctttccttttctcctgaaCTAGtagctttttaaatgttttgatacAATTTTGCTATGCAGTTtaggaaaattcaaataaattaatgTTTTAAGATACATTTTCCTTCACATTATCTTCCTAATTTACTTTGGAATCTTGAATCTTTGCCATCATAAGGCAAAGGTAAGGTTTCCAAGCCCATAAAGAATTCAAAGAATTACACTCAACCAAAATAATTTAAATCTAGCTATATGCACAAGAAGCTGCTATATTGGAAAACTCTTTATATGCAAAATGATGTTCTGAACTTTTCTCATTCATAGTAAATAGAAAATTGTATGTCAATAAATTATTCCCCACTTTCAGGCAAGAACTGGGATTATCATCTCAAACTGCTGCTACAAAACCAcctgagaatagaacagaatagactaaactagactagaacagaacagagtagaatagagtagaatagaatagaatagaattcttcattggccaaatgtgattggacacataaggaatttgtcattggtgcatatgctttcagtgtacatttgtcaagaatcatgagatacagcacaatgattgtcatagggtacaaataagcaatcaggaaacaatataaaccataaggatacaagtaacaagttatagtcatacattcataaatgggaggagatgggtgataggaatgatgagaagacttatactaatagtaatgcagccttagtgaatagtttgatagtggtgagggaattatttgtttagctgatCCTGTTGAATTAGGTGGTACTTACTTCTGAGtaagaatattttaaattatgagATTATATATgattagtcacttttttcattgactGGTCTTACCTATCTTTTACAGCAAACATTTGTTGCTTTCACCATATTTCAAGCAAAGCAGAATGAACTATGTCACTATTCAGCAACTTGGAGAATGGCAGTACAGATTATGAACTACTTTCATATTATTTACTAAGCAAAGTGATTTTGCTAATGACATTGCATCTTCCTTCCATTTTGCCAGTAGATTTTCAAAAGGTAACCTTGCCATCTTTACTATTATTTAGTATTTTCCTGCTGTTTTTGGGCAACAGTGCTACCTTCCTCACTCCACACACATCAGTAAACAGCTGGTTTTGACTgtgatttaaacttaaatcaaacctggctgctgttctgtctgggttcccccagacctcaacaccaactggaaaaaacagccagacactctggtaaaagccaaaagtattttataactggaaaaaataagcacagaggaaaacctgttcttcccaacagacaggatataatacggtacagcagggtcctgatgtccagacaatacagcaagcttcttgctggcacccccccccccaaggtttcaatagtcaaaggcacaaaccaggattccaagacgccaaagttcacagtcaggtcccacgactctcaaagataaaactccacaagccaggaagggtgggtctgccttttagcctttcccaagagcaccacacccaaacccagctgttgccactttaatgctgaaagtatttagccaattgattccgtctctgagtagctcttcgttgtcgcagatcaattatggcttgtgcactttcctctaaggaatccaggctgcttgctggggagagctccccctggtgggactctggctgtcctccctcttcttcagcctgggattcctcctcctcgtctgtctgcacctcctgttcctcagcctctccctctgagctggaaaccgacagaaggtcagccgttcccggaggggcctcagacggaaccacaacagctgCATTATAActttaataattagatttatttatttatttattattattatttggatttgtatgccgcccctctccgaaaactcggggcggctcacaacaagtgaaaagacaatccaatacattaatccaattaattaaaatattataaatttaagaaaaacccctatactaacatacacacacacaagcataccatatataaattcaacgtgcccaggggaagatgtttagtttccccatgcctgacggcaaaggtgggttttgaggagtttacggaaggcaggaagagtaggg
This genomic interval carries:
- the EOMES gene encoding eomesodermin homolog, yielding MQLGEQLIGSSANLPGTPFYPLEAASGRAGAIARHLNTGSPPRLDLEKGPKKFGGTSGPPASLLGEAEEAGETPPFVTADQMPSKAAAEVADDGRKSSPRPTEEDLLLPPPPLARYSLDGLSPERYYLQSPGPQAGAELGSPCSLFPYAGTAGSAQSSSMYQAPSGGARYPYGSVLTPPGNYSTAASRTPFAAAASTYQYGQGAPPGAIYNSYPPPPAAGVSCGGLGGLTMSGGAGGVRAQVFLCNRALWLKFHRHQTEMIITKQGRRMFPFLSFNITGLNPTAHYNVFVEVVLADPNHWRFQGGKWVTCGKADNNMQGNKVYVHPESPNTGAHWMRQEISFGKLKLTNNKGANNNNTQMIVLQSLHKYQPRLHIVEVTEDGVEDMNDSTKTQTFNFPETQFIAVTAYQNTDITQLKIDHNPFAKGFRDNYDSMYTASENDRLTPSPTDSPRSHQIVPGARYTVQPFFQEQFVNNLPPARFYNGERAVPQTNGLLSSQQTEEVTNPPQRWFVTPVQQSGANKLDMHSYETDYSPSSLLSYGIKSLPIQTSHALGYYPDPTFSSVAGWGSRGSYPRKISTGLPWTSRTSPPGFSEDLLSKEKVKEEMGSSWIETPPSIKSLDSNDSGVYIGACKRRRLSPNSSSNENSPTMKCEDINAEDYGKDASKGMGYYAFYTNS